The Streptomyces sp. NBC_01244 genome contains a region encoding:
- a CDS encoding tyrosine-protein phosphatase, whose protein sequence is MSRARIRLATAVLASALAIGTLPAAAYAAPADSTSVSRHHWPAQSTETIRQIPLQGAVNVRDLGGYRTWTGGQVRQGLVYRSDALGKLTASDITAVGGLGLKKVLDFRIPMEVQYDGADKLPAGLTSTARPVNDNGLYGLLISAIGSGDPVKQEQMLGGGRAEAYMRDVYRAFVTNPENRAQFAATLREIADGNQGPLLYHCTSGKDRTGWMSYVLLNALAVPKATAERDYLASNTFRAAYDAQVRAGVKASGRMQNPDLLIPLQEVRQDYLDAATAQMEADYGSLYGYLTDGLGLDLRTLAKLQVKMVR, encoded by the coding sequence ATGAGCCGTGCCCGAATCCGCCTGGCGACCGCGGTGCTCGCTTCCGCCCTCGCCATCGGGACCCTGCCCGCCGCCGCGTACGCCGCGCCGGCCGACAGCACCTCCGTCTCGCGCCACCACTGGCCCGCGCAGTCGACGGAAACGATCCGCCAGATCCCCCTCCAGGGCGCGGTCAACGTCCGCGACCTCGGCGGCTACCGCACCTGGACGGGAGGCCAAGTTCGTCAGGGACTGGTCTACCGCTCCGACGCACTGGGCAAGCTGACCGCCTCGGACATCACAGCCGTCGGCGGTCTGGGCCTCAAAAAGGTCCTCGATTTCCGCATCCCCATGGAGGTCCAGTACGACGGGGCCGACAAGCTGCCCGCCGGTCTGACCTCCACCGCCCGCCCGGTCAACGACAACGGCCTGTACGGGCTGCTGATCTCCGCGATAGGCAGCGGTGACCCCGTGAAGCAGGAGCAGATGCTCGGCGGCGGCCGCGCCGAGGCGTACATGCGCGACGTCTACCGCGCGTTCGTGACCAACCCCGAGAACCGGGCGCAGTTCGCGGCCACCCTCCGCGAGATCGCCGACGGGAACCAGGGCCCGCTGCTCTACCACTGCACCTCGGGCAAGGACCGGACGGGCTGGATGAGCTACGTCCTGCTGAACGCCCTGGCCGTCCCGAAGGCCACGGCCGAGCGCGACTACCTGGCCTCGAACACCTTCCGCGCGGCGTACGACGCCCAGGTGCGGGCGGGCGTCAAGGCATCCGGCCGGATGCAGAACCCCGATCTGCTGATCCCGCTCCAGGAGGTCCGCCAGGACTACCTGGACGCGGCGACCGCGCAGATGGAGGCCGACTACGGCAGCCTTTACGGCTACCTCACCGACGGCCTCGGCCTGGACCTGCGGACCCTGGCGAAGCTCCAGGTGAAGATGGTCCGCTAG
- a CDS encoding SDR family oxidoreductase has protein sequence MGLAEGRVVIVTGAGRGLGRAHALAFAEEGARVVVNDLGVGLDGLPGPESPAALVVAEIRAMGGEAVAHGGDIATAQGAASLVETAVSTFGRLDTLVNNAGFLRDRMLVNLEEDDWDAVMRVHLKGHFLPLKHAAAYWRAEAKEGRQVAARVVNTSSGAGLLGSVGQGNYSAAKAGILGLTLVSAAEMGRYGVQVNAIAPAARTRMTEQTFSDTMAAPEAGAFDAMAPENVSPLVVWLGSDASAGVTGRVFETEGGRITVMEGWRPGPTADCGARWTPSEAGEATTKLLAQSEPPQPVYGAR, from the coding sequence ATGGGACTTGCCGAAGGCCGTGTGGTCATCGTGACGGGCGCCGGACGGGGGCTGGGCCGGGCCCACGCGCTGGCCTTCGCCGAAGAAGGGGCCCGGGTCGTGGTGAACGACCTCGGCGTCGGCCTGGACGGGCTGCCGGGGCCGGAGAGTCCGGCGGCGCTGGTCGTCGCCGAGATCCGGGCCATGGGCGGGGAGGCGGTGGCGCACGGCGGCGACATCGCGACGGCACAAGGCGCGGCGTCACTGGTCGAGACGGCCGTCTCGACCTTCGGAAGACTGGACACCCTCGTCAACAACGCGGGGTTCCTGCGCGACCGGATGCTGGTGAACCTGGAGGAGGACGACTGGGACGCCGTGATGCGGGTCCACCTGAAGGGGCACTTCCTGCCGCTCAAGCACGCGGCGGCCTACTGGCGGGCCGAGGCGAAGGAGGGCCGGCAGGTCGCCGCCCGGGTCGTCAACACCTCCTCGGGGGCGGGGCTGCTCGGGTCCGTGGGCCAGGGCAACTACAGCGCGGCCAAGGCCGGGATCCTCGGGCTGACCCTGGTGTCCGCCGCGGAGATGGGCCGCTACGGGGTCCAGGTCAACGCGATCGCCCCCGCGGCACGGACCCGGATGACGGAGCAGACCTTCTCGGACACCATGGCCGCCCCGGAAGCCGGGGCCTTCGACGCGATGGCCCCGGAGAACGTGTCCCCGCTGGTGGTGTGGCTCGGCTCCGACGCCTCCGCCGGGGTCACGGGCCGCGTCTTCGAGACGGAGGGCGGCCGCATCACGGTCATGGAGGGCTGGCGGCCCGGCCCCACGGCCGACTGCGGA
- a CDS encoding enoyl-CoA hydratase family protein, with amino-acid sequence MGVSTSSPDKGIALVTVDYPPVNALPVQGWYDLADALRAAGRDPEVRCVVLAAEGRGFNAGVDIKEMQRDTGHASLIGANRGCYEAFAAVYECEVPVVAAVNGFCLGGGIGLVGNADAIVASEDATFGLPELDRGALGAATHLARLVPQHLMRTLYYTSRTATAAELHAHGSVWKVVPPGELRAAALELAAEIAKKDGYLIRLAKAAINGIDPVDVRRSYRFEQGFTFEANLSGVADRVRDTFGGGGPSGSTEARAESA; translated from the coding sequence ATGGGTGTCTCCACCTCAAGCCCCGACAAGGGCATCGCACTCGTCACAGTCGACTACCCGCCGGTCAACGCGCTGCCCGTGCAGGGCTGGTACGACCTGGCCGACGCCCTGCGCGCGGCGGGCCGCGACCCGGAGGTCCGGTGCGTGGTCCTGGCCGCCGAGGGCCGCGGTTTCAACGCCGGCGTCGACATCAAGGAGATGCAGCGCGACACCGGCCACGCCTCGCTCATCGGCGCCAACCGGGGCTGCTACGAGGCCTTCGCCGCCGTCTACGAGTGCGAGGTGCCGGTCGTGGCGGCCGTGAACGGCTTCTGCCTCGGCGGCGGGATCGGCCTGGTCGGCAACGCCGACGCCATCGTCGCCTCCGAGGACGCGACCTTCGGGCTGCCGGAGCTGGACCGGGGCGCCCTCGGGGCCGCCACCCACCTGGCCCGGCTCGTCCCGCAGCACCTCATGCGGACCCTGTACTACACCTCGCGCACCGCCACCGCCGCGGAACTGCACGCGCACGGCTCGGTGTGGAAGGTGGTCCCGCCGGGCGAACTGCGGGCGGCCGCCCTGGAGCTGGCCGCCGAGATCGCGAAGAAGGACGGGTACCTCATCCGGCTCGCCAAGGCGGCCATCAACGGCATCGACCCCGTGGACGTGCGCCGCAGCTACCGCTTCGAGCAGGGCTTCACCTTCGAGGCCAACCTCAGCGGCGTGGCCGACCGGGTCCGCGACACCTTCGGCGGCGGCGGCCCCTCCGGAAGCACCGAAGCAAGGGCGGAATCGGCATGA
- a CDS encoding CoA-transferase subunit beta, whose amino-acid sequence MSTPSTTTTAAVTRAEYCVIACAEAWRDNGEVLASPMGLVPSFGARLAKRTFSPDLLLTDGEAMLVGLDGSAEGWLPYRRHLTMVTGGRRHVMMGASQIDRFGNQNISCIGDWEQPARQLLGVRGAPVNTLNNPVSYWIPKHSTRVFVERVDMVSGVGYDRAEAAGVTRFHRLPRVVSDLGVFDFTGPGHAMRLVSLHPGVTVEQVRAATGFELDLPEEVPYTREPTPEELRLIREVIDPKGLRDREVRV is encoded by the coding sequence GTGAGCACGCCCTCCACGACGACCACAGCCGCGGTGACCCGCGCCGAGTACTGCGTGATCGCCTGCGCCGAGGCCTGGCGGGACAACGGCGAGGTGCTGGCCAGCCCGATGGGCCTGGTGCCCTCCTTCGGGGCCCGGCTGGCGAAGCGGACCTTCTCCCCCGACCTGCTGCTGACCGACGGCGAAGCCATGCTGGTCGGGCTCGACGGCTCGGCCGAGGGCTGGCTCCCGTACCGCCGTCACCTGACGATGGTCACCGGCGGCCGCCGGCACGTGATGATGGGCGCCAGCCAGATCGACCGGTTCGGCAACCAGAACATCTCCTGCATCGGGGACTGGGAGCAGCCCGCCCGCCAGCTCCTCGGGGTGCGTGGCGCCCCGGTGAACACCCTGAACAATCCGGTGAGCTACTGGATCCCCAAGCACTCCACCCGGGTGTTCGTCGAGCGCGTCGACATGGTGAGCGGTGTGGGCTACGACCGTGCCGAGGCGGCCGGGGTGACCCGCTTCCACCGGCTCCCCCGGGTGGTCAGCGATCTCGGCGTCTTCGACTTCACCGGCCCCGGCCACGCGATGCGCCTGGTCTCCCTGCACCCCGGGGTCACGGTGGAGCAGGTGCGGGCGGCCACCGGCTTCGAGCTGGACCTCCCCGAGGAGGTCCCGTACACGCGGGAGCCGACGCCCGAGGAGCTGCGGCTGATCCGCGAGGTCATCGACCCCAAGGGCCTGCGCGACCGCGAAGTGCGGGTCTGA
- a CDS encoding CoA transferase subunit A, producing MTDKSMTPEEAVGRLSSGMTVGIGGWGSRRKPMALVRALLRSEITDLTVISYGGPDVGLLAAAGRIRKLVTPFVTLDSIPLEPHYRAARESRAFALTELDEAMFMWGLHAAANRMPFLPVRAGLGSDVMRVNPELRTVTSPYADGEEFVAVPALRMDAALVHLNRADRLGNAQYLGPDPYFDDLFCEAADAAYVSCEQLVETAELAKSGPPQSLLVSRHSVTGVVETPNGAHFTSCAPDYDRDEAFQKLYATTPWPEFAERFLSGGSEHAYQSAVQAWHEEQK from the coding sequence ATGACCGACAAGAGCATGACCCCCGAAGAGGCCGTCGGCCGCCTCAGCAGCGGAATGACCGTCGGCATCGGCGGCTGGGGTTCGCGGCGCAAGCCCATGGCCCTGGTGCGCGCCCTGCTCCGCTCCGAGATCACCGATCTCACCGTGATCTCGTACGGCGGCCCCGACGTCGGCCTGCTCGCCGCGGCCGGCCGGATCCGCAAACTGGTCACCCCCTTCGTCACCCTCGACTCCATCCCGCTGGAGCCGCACTATCGGGCCGCCCGCGAGAGCCGCGCCTTCGCCCTCACCGAGCTCGACGAGGCCATGTTCATGTGGGGCCTGCACGCGGCCGCCAACCGGATGCCCTTCCTCCCGGTCCGCGCCGGCCTCGGCTCCGACGTCATGCGCGTCAACCCCGAGCTGCGCACCGTCACCTCCCCGTACGCCGACGGGGAGGAGTTCGTGGCGGTCCCCGCCCTGCGCATGGACGCCGCCCTGGTCCACCTCAACCGGGCCGACCGGCTCGGCAACGCCCAGTACCTGGGCCCCGACCCGTACTTCGACGACCTCTTCTGCGAGGCCGCCGACGCCGCCTACGTCTCCTGCGAGCAGCTCGTGGAGACCGCGGAGCTCGCCAAGTCCGGGCCGCCGCAGTCCCTGCTCGTCAGCCGGCACTCGGTGACCGGGGTCGTGGAGACCCCGAACGGCGCGCACTTCACCTCCTGCGCCCCCGACTACGACCGCGACGAGGCCTTCCAGAAGCTGTACGCGACCACCCCCTGGCCCGAGTTCGCCGAGCGCTTCCTCTCCGGCGGCAGCGAGCACGCCTACCAGTCCGCCGTCCAGGCCTGGCACGAGGAGCAGAAGTGA
- a CDS encoding SDR family oxidoreductase, giving the protein MELNGRVVVVTGGTRGVGAGIARSFLAAGAEVVVCARRPPEEPVAAKGRAAVFTALDLRDPAAVQEFFGSVAARHGRLDCLVNNAGGTPYRLLGEGEAERHARVVELNLIAPMAASVAAYPWLRETRGSIVMIGSVSGTRPSPGTAAYGAAKAGLENLARSMAVEWAPEVRVNSLVLGMVRTELSHLHYGDESGIAAVGATVPLGRLAEPSDVGEAAVFLASDRAGYVSGASLLVHGGGERPAFLDAATANKES; this is encoded by the coding sequence ATGGAGCTCAACGGGAGGGTTGTCGTCGTCACCGGCGGAACCCGGGGCGTCGGCGCCGGGATCGCGCGGTCGTTCCTCGCGGCGGGCGCCGAGGTCGTCGTCTGCGCGCGCCGGCCGCCGGAGGAACCGGTCGCGGCGAAGGGCCGTGCGGCGGTCTTCACCGCCCTGGACCTGCGCGATCCGGCCGCCGTGCAGGAATTCTTCGGATCGGTCGCCGCGCGCCACGGGCGCCTCGACTGCCTGGTGAACAACGCCGGCGGAACCCCGTACCGCCTGCTGGGGGAGGGCGAAGCCGAGCGCCACGCACGGGTCGTCGAGCTCAACCTCATCGCCCCGATGGCCGCCTCGGTCGCCGCGTACCCCTGGCTCCGGGAGACCCGGGGCTCGATCGTGATGATCGGCAGCGTCAGCGGGACCCGGCCCTCGCCGGGCACGGCGGCCTACGGGGCGGCGAAGGCGGGACTGGAGAACCTGGCCCGCTCCATGGCCGTCGAATGGGCCCCCGAGGTACGGGTCAACTCGCTGGTCCTGGGCATGGTGCGGACCGAGCTGTCCCACCTGCACTACGGCGACGAGAGCGGGATCGCGGCGGTCGGCGCGACCGTACCGCTGGGGCGGCTGGCGGAGCCCTCGGACGTGGGCGAGGCCGCCGTCTTCCTGGCCTCCGACCGGGCGGGGTACGTGAGCGGGGCGAGCCTGCTCGTGCACGGGGGCGGCGAGCGACCGGCCTTTCTGGATGCGGCAACTGCGAACAAGGAGAGCTGA
- a CDS encoding NAD(P)H-dependent flavin oxidoreductase produces METAFTKLVGVEHPIVQTGMGWVAGPRLVSGAANAGALGILASATMTMEQLRAAVHEVKSRTDAPFGVNLRADAGDAAERAQLIIDEGVRVASFALAPSRELIARLKDAGVVVIPSIGARRHAEKVAAWGADAVIVQGGEGGGHTGDVATTVLLPQVVDAVDIPVIAAGGFSDGRGLVAALAYGAAGIAMGTRFLLTSDSTVPDAVKAEYLKAGVKDVTVTTAVDGLPHRMLRSELVASLERAGRAKALAKAVRHAAGFKKLSGLTWAEMVRDGLAMKHGKDLSWSQVLLAANTPMLLKASMVEGRTDLGVMASGQVAGVIEDLPSCAELVTRVMAEAHAVLDRLQGLAPPQLLPLPPHPIGTLPPPG; encoded by the coding sequence ATGGAGACGGCATTCACCAAGCTGGTCGGGGTCGAACATCCGATCGTGCAGACGGGCATGGGCTGGGTCGCGGGTCCGCGCCTGGTGTCGGGGGCGGCCAACGCGGGCGCGCTCGGCATCCTGGCCTCGGCGACCATGACGATGGAGCAGCTGCGGGCGGCGGTCCACGAGGTCAAGTCCCGTACGGACGCCCCGTTCGGGGTCAATCTGCGCGCGGACGCCGGGGACGCGGCCGAGCGGGCGCAGCTGATCATCGACGAGGGCGTCCGGGTGGCCTCCTTCGCGCTGGCGCCGTCCAGGGAGCTGATCGCGCGGCTCAAGGACGCGGGCGTGGTCGTGATCCCCTCGATCGGGGCCCGCCGGCACGCCGAGAAGGTCGCGGCGTGGGGCGCGGACGCGGTGATCGTGCAGGGCGGCGAGGGCGGCGGGCACACCGGTGACGTGGCCACGACCGTGCTGCTGCCGCAGGTGGTCGACGCGGTGGACATCCCGGTGATCGCGGCGGGCGGTTTCAGCGACGGCCGCGGTCTGGTGGCGGCGCTGGCCTACGGGGCCGCGGGCATCGCCATGGGCACCCGGTTCCTGCTGACCTCCGACTCGACGGTCCCGGACGCGGTGAAGGCCGAGTACCTGAAGGCCGGCGTGAAGGACGTCACGGTCACCACGGCCGTGGACGGGCTCCCGCACCGGATGCTGCGCAGCGAGCTGGTCGCTTCCCTGGAGCGGGCCGGCCGGGCGAAGGCCCTGGCCAAGGCGGTGCGGCACGCGGCCGGCTTCAAGAAGCTTTCGGGTCTGACCTGGGCGGAGATGGTCCGGGACGGCCTCGCGATGAAACACGGCAAGGACCTGTCCTGGAGCCAGGTGCTGCTCGCCGCGAACACCCCCATGCTCCTCAAGGCGTCCATGGTCGAGGGCCGTACGGACCTCGGTGTCATGGCATCGGGCCAGGTCGCGGGCGTGATCGAGGATCTTCCGTCCTGTGCGGAGCTCGTCACCCGCGTCATGGCCGAGGCCCACGCCGTGCTGGACCGGCTGCAGGGCCTCGCTCCCCCACAGCTTCTCCCCCTCCCCCCACACCCGATCGGCACCCTGCCACCACCAGGGTGA